The genome window TACGAGATAATCGATACGATTGGGGTATAGACCTGGTTTCGACGTGCAATGATTTGTTGGGTAAATGGTTGCTTATAGCAGCTGGATGTCATAAGACTTCCGGCCCCGATGGAGCACATAGCTGGATGCTCAGTCGAGCTTATCCTCAGGCAGAAGTTCATCAGACGAAATTATTAGCAGATCGTTTTCCCAAAGAATGGAATATTCAAGGTAAAGCTAGACCAGAAGATTTTATGCCTGATGAGTTGCGTTGGAACTCTAATGATTCTGAAGTGATTCTTCTTGCGCCATTCGTTGGGGATCCGATCAAGGCCTGGCCCTATGAGAACTGGATAAAACTTTTCGCTGAATTAAGTAGAAACAATATAGTTAAAATGATGGTTCCAGAACTTGATAGAGAAAAGGAAAATGAGTTTTTATCTCATTTTCCTCATGAAAGTTTAGTATTAGTATCTAGTATTCTGGAAACTCTAAATTTATTAAAATCAGTTAGATGTGCCATTGTTCTAGATACGGCTGCAGCACATTATGCTTGGTTAACAGGAACACCTTTTATACAGCTATTTTC of Verrucomicrobiota bacterium contains these proteins:
- a CDS encoding glycosyltransferase family 9 protein, whose translation is MKVLIHKADHLGDFVLALPALWELRQSLSHTSDIHQLVRKPNLEWQQILPWLGTLHPLNHPRYERYTHVPKLKLSFLALWQAIALRDNRYDWGIDLVSTCNDLLGKWLLIAAGCHKTSGPDGAHSWMLSRAYPQAEVHQTKLLADRFPKEWNIQGKARPEDFMPDELRWNSNDSEVILLAPFVGDPIKAWPYENWIKLFAELSRNNIVKMMVPELDREKENEFLSHFPHESLVLVSSILETLNLLKSVRCAIVLDTAAAHYAWLTGTPFIQLFSGTALAERWAPISGGIIMKCMPIESLIKPKMNLDEYYPSLNDISVDDVLEELGRFMKPIQS